Proteins encoded in a region of the Sphingopyxis sp. OAS728 genome:
- a CDS encoding hydrolase encodes MPIKATPTPANALLDPGNHALVLIDFQSQMAFATKSIAPELLRNNAALVANGAAGFHVPTILTTVAEKSFSGPMFDEITDAFPGQRLLDRTSMNTWEDAAVIDEVNRIGKDRIVFAGLWTSVCIVGPVLSALEQGFDAYVITDASGDISEEAHERAVERMVQAGAKPITALQYLLELQRDWARTETYDLTTGIARKWGGAYGLGITYAKTMFGASEGGH; translated from the coding sequence ATGCCGATCAAAGCCACCCCGACCCCCGCCAACGCGCTGCTGGATCCCGGCAACCACGCGCTGGTCCTCATCGACTTCCAGTCCCAAATGGCTTTCGCCACCAAGTCGATCGCCCCCGAACTGCTGCGCAACAACGCCGCGCTCGTCGCCAATGGCGCCGCCGGCTTTCATGTCCCCACCATACTTACTACCGTCGCCGAGAAAAGCTTCTCGGGTCCGATGTTCGACGAGATCACCGACGCCTTCCCCGGCCAGAGGCTGCTCGACCGCACGAGCATGAACACGTGGGAAGACGCCGCGGTGATCGACGAGGTCAACCGCATCGGCAAGGACCGCATCGTGTTCGCCGGCCTCTGGACCTCGGTCTGCATCGTCGGCCCCGTGCTCTCGGCACTCGAACAGGGGTTCGACGCCTATGTCATCACCGATGCCAGCGGCGACATTTCGGAAGAAGCCCATGAACGCGCCGTCGAACGCATGGTGCAGGCCGGTGCGAAGCCGATCACCGCGCTGCAATATCTGCTCGAACTGCAGCGCGACTGGGCACGTACCGAAACCTATGACCTGACCACCGGCATCGCCCGCAAATGGGGCGGCGCTTACGGCCTCGGCATCACCTATGCCAAGACGATGTTCGGCGCATCGGAAGGCGGCCACTGA
- a CDS encoding alpha/beta fold hydrolase, with amino-acid sequence MAYVTTKDGTNIFYKDWGPKDARPIVFHHGWPLSSDDWDAQMLFFLANGYRVVAHDRRGHGRSEQVSEGHDMAHYAADAAAVAEHLDLRDAIHIGHSTGGGEVAAYVARHGIPQGRVAKAVLVSAVPPIMLKTDRYPGGLPIEVFDGLRSELAANRSKFFRDLPSGPFYGFNRDGANVIPAVIDNWWRQGMMGSAKAHYDGIKAFSETDQTDDLKAITVPTLVLHGDDDQIVPYKNAAVLQAEILPNATLKIYEGFSHGMLTVNADILNADLLAFVRS; translated from the coding sequence ATGGCTTATGTCACCACCAAGGACGGCACGAACATCTTCTACAAGGATTGGGGTCCGAAGGACGCCCGGCCGATCGTCTTCCACCACGGCTGGCCGCTGTCGTCGGACGACTGGGACGCGCAGATGCTCTTCTTCCTCGCGAACGGCTATCGCGTCGTCGCGCACGACCGCCGCGGCCACGGCCGGTCGGAACAGGTGAGCGAAGGCCATGATATGGCCCATTATGCCGCCGATGCTGCCGCGGTCGCCGAACATCTCGACCTGCGCGATGCGATCCATATCGGCCATTCGACCGGCGGCGGCGAGGTCGCGGCCTATGTGGCACGTCACGGCATCCCGCAGGGCCGCGTTGCCAAGGCGGTGCTGGTCAGCGCGGTGCCGCCGATCATGCTGAAGACCGACCGCTACCCCGGCGGCCTGCCGATCGAGGTGTTCGACGGCCTGCGCAGCGAGCTTGCGGCCAATCGCTCGAAATTCTTCCGCGATCTGCCCTCGGGTCCCTTTTACGGGTTCAATCGTGACGGCGCGAATGTCATCCCTGCGGTGATCGACAATTGGTGGCGTCAGGGCATGATGGGCAGCGCCAAGGCCCATTACGACGGCATCAAGGCCTTTTCGGAAACCGATCAGACCGACGACCTCAAAGCGATCACCGTCCCGACGCTCGTACTCCACGGCGACGACGACCAGATTGTGCCCTACAAGAATGCCGCCGTGCTGCAGGCCGAAATCCTGCCGAACGCCACGCTGAAAATCTATGAAGGCTTTTCGCACGGGATGCTGACCGTGAACGCCGACATCCTTAACGCCGACCTGCTCGCCTTCGTGCGCAGCTGA
- a CDS encoding XapX domain-containing protein, with protein sequence MKIYLVSLGAGLLAGLVYGLTGVRSPAPPVIALVGLAGILLGEQMVPVAKRLADRTELARFVREDCAPQILGTPASTKEHDA encoded by the coding sequence ATGAAAATCTACCTGGTCTCGCTGGGCGCCGGGCTGCTCGCCGGCCTCGTCTACGGTCTTACCGGCGTCCGTTCTCCCGCTCCCCCGGTGATCGCGCTCGTCGGTCTCGCCGGGATCCTGCTGGGCGAGCAGATGGTGCCGGTCGCCAAACGCCTTGCTGACCGTACCGAACTTGCCCGCTTCGTCCGCGAGGATTGTGCCCCGCAGATCCTGGGTACCCCGGCCTCCACCAAGGAGCATGACGCATGA
- a CDS encoding amidohydrolase — MNPITRRQALAGAATTALLTASESFAMTQPDLVIVNAKVTTLDKANPDAQAVAIRGGKFLSVGSEQAVRAAAGPDATVIDAKGRRLIPGLIDSHIHVIRGGLNYNMELRWDGVPSLADAMAMLKKQAQNTPPPQWVRVVGGFTEHQFAEKRLPTLDEINAAAPETPVFILHLYDRALLNAAALRAVGYTKDTPNPPGGEIVRDAAGNPTGLLLAQPNATILYATLAKGPKLPEEYQVNSTKRFMRELNSLGVTSVIDAGGGFQNYPDDYQIIEKLHKDGEMTLRIAYNLFTQKPKEELKDFATWSTQVKPGDGDDTYRHNGAGEMLVYSAADFEDFRVERPDMPANMESDLEPVVRLLAERKWPWRLHATYDQTISRALDVFEKVNRDIPLQGLNWFFDHAETISERNIDRIAALGGGIAVQHRMMFQGEYFIERYGAKAAEATPPIRRMMEAGIPVGAGTDATRVASYNPWVSLSWLVTGKTLGGTTLYPVRNRLDREAALRLWTEKNTWFSNEVGKKGQIKAGQLADLALLSDDYFGVAESEIVHLRAVLTILGGKVVHGEGDYGPIAPALPKPMPDWSPVATFGGHYRRPEGAQKMAAACGCASACNVHGHDHAAALGANVPAADVQSFWGAFGCGCWAV, encoded by the coding sequence ATGAACCCGATCACCCGCCGCCAAGCGCTTGCCGGCGCTGCCACCACCGCCCTTCTCACCGCTTCGGAAAGTTTTGCCATGACCCAGCCCGACCTCGTCATCGTCAACGCCAAAGTGACCACGCTCGACAAGGCCAATCCCGACGCGCAGGCAGTCGCGATCCGCGGCGGCAAATTCCTGAGCGTCGGCAGCGAGCAGGCGGTCCGCGCCGCTGCCGGTCCCGACGCGACGGTGATCGACGCGAAGGGCCGCCGCCTGATCCCCGGGCTGATCGACAGCCACATCCATGTCATCCGCGGCGGGCTCAACTATAATATGGAGCTGCGCTGGGACGGCGTGCCGAGCCTCGCCGATGCGATGGCGATGCTGAAGAAGCAGGCGCAAAACACGCCGCCGCCGCAATGGGTGCGCGTCGTCGGCGGCTTCACCGAGCATCAGTTCGCCGAAAAGCGCCTACCGACGCTCGACGAGATCAACGCTGCGGCGCCCGAGACGCCGGTGTTCATCCTCCACCTCTATGACCGCGCGCTGCTCAACGCCGCCGCGCTTCGCGCCGTGGGCTATACCAAGGACACGCCGAACCCGCCGGGCGGCGAGATCGTCCGCGACGCCGCCGGTAACCCGACCGGACTGCTGCTCGCGCAGCCCAACGCGACGATTCTCTATGCGACGCTCGCCAAGGGCCCGAAGCTGCCCGAGGAGTATCAGGTGAATTCGACGAAGCGTTTCATGCGCGAACTCAATTCGCTCGGCGTCACCAGCGTGATCGACGCGGGCGGCGGCTTCCAGAATTATCCCGACGATTACCAGATCATCGAGAAACTCCACAAGGATGGCGAGATGACGCTGCGCATCGCGTATAATCTCTTCACGCAAAAGCCGAAGGAAGAGCTCAAGGACTTCGCGACCTGGTCCACCCAAGTGAAGCCCGGCGACGGCGACGACACCTATCGCCACAATGGCGCGGGCGAGATGCTCGTCTATTCCGCCGCCGACTTCGAGGATTTCCGCGTCGAACGCCCCGACATGCCGGCCAATATGGAAAGCGACCTTGAACCCGTCGTCCGGTTGCTCGCCGAGCGCAAATGGCCGTGGCGGCTCCACGCGACCTATGACCAGACGATCAGCCGCGCGCTCGATGTGTTCGAAAAGGTCAACCGCGACATCCCGCTTCAGGGCCTCAACTGGTTCTTCGACCATGCCGAGACGATCAGCGAGCGCAACATCGACCGCATCGCGGCACTCGGCGGCGGCATCGCGGTCCAGCACCGCATGATGTTCCAAGGCGAATATTTCATCGAGCGCTATGGCGCCAAGGCCGCCGAGGCGACCCCGCCGATCAGGCGGATGATGGAGGCCGGTATCCCCGTCGGCGCCGGGACCGATGCGACGCGCGTCGCGAGCTATAATCCGTGGGTCTCGCTCTCGTGGCTCGTCACCGGCAAGACGCTTGGCGGTACGACGCTCTATCCCGTTCGCAACCGCCTCGACCGCGAAGCCGCGCTGCGCCTGTGGACCGAGAAGAACACATGGTTCTCGAACGAGGTCGGGAAAAAGGGCCAGATCAAGGCGGGCCAGCTCGCCGACCTCGCACTACTGTCGGACGATTATTTCGGTGTCGCCGAAAGCGAGATCGTCCACCTGCGCGCGGTTCTGACCATCCTCGGCGGCAAGGTGGTGCATGGCGAAGGCGACTATGGCCCGATCGCGCCCGCGCTGCCCAAGCCGATGCCCGACTGGTCGCCCGTCGCGACCTTCGGCGGCCATTATCGCCGCCCCGAGGGCGCACAGAAGATGGCAGCGGCGTGCGGCTGCGCCAGTGCCTGCAACGTTCATGGCCACGACCATGCTGCGGCGCTCGGCGCCAATGTTCCCGCCGCCGACGTCCAGAGCTTCTGGGGCGCCTTCGGCTGCGGCTGCTGGGCGGTCTGA
- a CDS encoding DoxX family protein → MNTPAPVARLLGDRRFAAVAAALLTLPYWTSGIAKLFDLGGALGEARHFGLEPAALVVALTIAVQIGGSLLVILGRQAWLGAGALGVFTAAATLIAHPFWEVADPMARFHERNTFLEHVGLIGGLVLAAIVQERKA, encoded by the coding sequence ATGAACACCCCTGCCCCTGTCGCCCGCCTGCTCGGCGACCGCCGCTTTGCGGCCGTCGCCGCAGCCCTACTCACCCTTCCCTACTGGACCAGCGGCATCGCCAAGCTGTTCGACCTTGGCGGCGCGCTCGGCGAAGCGCGGCATTTCGGCCTTGAGCCCGCCGCGCTCGTCGTCGCGTTGACCATCGCCGTCCAGATCGGCGGCTCGCTGCTCGTCATCCTAGGCCGGCAGGCCTGGCTCGGCGCCGGAGCGCTCGGCGTCTTTACCGCCGCCGCGACGCTCATCGCGCACCCATTCTGGGAGGTCGCCGATCCGATGGCGCGCTTCCACGAGCGCAACACCTTCCTCGAGCATGTCGGCCTGATCGGTGGACTGGTGCTCGCCGCCATCGTGCAGGAGCGCAAGGCATGA
- a CDS encoding MFS transporter, with product MSSATISPATERPLASPMFRALWIATIVSNVGTWMHDVGAGWLMTSLSPDPLMVALVQAATTFPMFALALPAGALADIVDRRRLLIGAQLFGLVGAAGLAAITLSGFTTAWVLLVFTALIAVGAAFSAPAFQAIVPELVGKQALQQAVALNSLGVNIARAIGPALGGVIIAASGPAAVFAVNALSVVGVIIVLFRWRRAAPDRHLPAEHMVGAMRAGLRYAMRAPELQVVLIRSVGFFVFASGLWALLPIIARRDLGLGPAGYGGLLTFMGLGAIGGAILMPKLRGRMGANTITLAASVLLAAAMAALSLVGGFWTASAALFVAGLAWIAMMASLNGGAQATSPGWVKARALAIYLLVFQGSMAGGSALWGSVASSIGVPSTLLVAATLLALAGLLLAWRFPLDKASTLDLAPSAHWPAPIVDGAVEHDSGPVLVTVEYRIDPAQVPAFFAEMQKMRRIRRRDGAIHWGIYEDTAHPGTVIESFTVESWLEHLRQHDRVTNADRVQQEALRAFQTGDTPPVVRHFVSRR from the coding sequence ATGAGTAGTGCTACCATCTCCCCTGCCACTGAGCGCCCGCTCGCCAGCCCGATGTTCCGCGCACTGTGGATCGCGACGATCGTTTCCAACGTCGGCACCTGGATGCACGACGTCGGCGCGGGTTGGCTGATGACCTCGCTCTCGCCCGACCCGCTGATGGTCGCGCTGGTGCAGGCTGCGACGACCTTTCCGATGTTCGCTCTGGCACTCCCCGCCGGGGCGCTCGCCGACATCGTCGACCGCCGCCGCCTGCTGATCGGCGCGCAATTGTTCGGGCTAGTCGGCGCCGCCGGGCTCGCTGCGATCACGCTGTCGGGCTTCACGACGGCATGGGTGCTGCTCGTCTTCACCGCGCTGATCGCGGTCGGCGCCGCTTTCTCGGCGCCCGCATTTCAGGCAATCGTGCCCGAACTCGTCGGCAAGCAGGCACTGCAACAAGCCGTCGCGCTCAACTCGCTCGGCGTCAATATCGCCCGCGCAATCGGCCCCGCACTTGGCGGCGTCATCATCGCCGCGTCCGGACCCGCCGCCGTCTTCGCGGTCAACGCGCTGTCAGTCGTCGGCGTCATCATCGTCCTGTTCCGCTGGCGCCGCGCGGCCCCCGACCGCCACCTGCCCGCCGAGCATATGGTCGGCGCGATGCGCGCGGGGCTGCGCTATGCGATGCGCGCGCCCGAACTGCAGGTCGTGCTGATCCGCTCGGTCGGCTTCTTCGTCTTTGCCAGCGGGCTTTGGGCGCTGCTGCCGATCATCGCGCGGCGTGACCTCGGGCTCGGACCTGCGGGCTACGGCGGTCTCCTGACCTTCATGGGGCTCGGCGCGATCGGCGGCGCGATCCTGATGCCAAAGCTGCGCGGACGCATGGGAGCAAATACGATCACGCTCGCCGCCTCGGTCCTGCTCGCCGCGGCGATGGCGGCGCTGTCGCTGGTCGGCGGCTTCTGGACGGCATCGGCGGCGCTGTTCGTCGCGGGTCTCGCATGGATCGCGATGATGGCCTCGCTCAACGGCGGCGCGCAGGCGACCTCGCCCGGCTGGGTCAAGGCGCGCGCTCTCGCCATCTACCTGCTCGTCTTTCAGGGATCGATGGCGGGCGGATCGGCGCTCTGGGGATCGGTCGCGTCGAGCATCGGCGTGCCGTCGACGCTGCTCGTCGCGGCGACGCTGCTCGCGCTCGCCGGGCTGCTGCTTGCCTGGCGCTTCCCGCTCGACAAGGCGAGCACGCTCGACCTCGCCCCCTCGGCGCACTGGCCCGCCCCGATCGTCGACGGCGCGGTCGAGCATGACAGCGGGCCGGTGCTGGTGACGGTCGAATATCGCATCGACCCGGCACAGGTGCCCGCCTTCTTCGCCGAAATGCAGAAAATGCGCCGCATCCGTCGCCGCGACGGCGCGATCCACTGGGGCATTTACGAGGATACCGCCCACCCCGGCACGGTGATCGAAAGCTTCACCGTCGAAAGCTGGCTCGAACATCTGCGCCAGCATGACCGTGTGACCAACGCCGACCGCGTGCAGCAGGAAGCGCTGCGTGCCTTCCAGACCGGCGACACGCCACCGGTGGTGCGCCACTTCGTCTCGCGCCGTTGA
- a CDS encoding alginate export family protein produces MRALALLAALLPLAAWAQVVEQTNLRYDEDWSLLSEAPHEGWRQAKYIPLIQDGSTYLTLGGEARVRFEGFDDNLWGDPPAADDGYLWLRVMPHADLHAGPARVFVQGIAGYARGVGAGKGPVDETGIDLLQGFADVRVPFGSDGGLTVRGGRALVALGSERLVGIRYGPNIPQAFDGVRAIVDCGPVRIDAFHLRPIAVGSGDFDDRTSKTRLLDGVYATVAPSKDIGIDAYWLGSENDQARFAGRTGRETRDTFGLRFFGKRGSLGWNWEAMLQRGHFGGDRIRAWSMATETAWSIADAPFKPRLRFRANIASGDRNPSDGRLGTFNALFPKGKYFGELSPIGPRNIVNLHPSVDFDFGKGVTIELVAARFWRESRGDGIYDIPGQLIRRAGDSRAMHIGDQIEISAGWQASDLLSFTASLSAFRPGSYIRDTGTARTIRMIGAEAMLKL; encoded by the coding sequence ATGCGCGCGCTCGCCCTCCTCGCGGCGCTGCTGCCCCTCGCAGCGTGGGCGCAGGTGGTCGAACAAACCAATCTTCGCTACGACGAAGATTGGTCGCTGCTGTCGGAGGCGCCGCACGAAGGATGGCGTCAGGCTAAGTATATCCCGCTGATACAGGACGGCTCGACCTATTTGACGTTGGGCGGCGAAGCACGGGTGCGGTTCGAGGGATTCGACGACAATCTGTGGGGCGACCCGCCCGCCGCCGACGATGGCTATCTCTGGCTGCGTGTCATGCCGCACGCCGATCTTCACGCCGGCCCGGCGCGCGTCTTCGTGCAAGGGATCGCGGGCTACGCGCGCGGTGTCGGCGCTGGAAAGGGGCCGGTCGATGAAACCGGGATCGATCTGCTGCAGGGTTTTGCCGACGTCCGCGTTCCATTCGGCAGCGACGGCGGCCTCACCGTGCGCGGCGGCCGCGCGCTCGTCGCGCTGGGGTCCGAACGGCTCGTCGGCATTCGCTACGGCCCGAACATTCCGCAAGCCTTCGACGGCGTCCGCGCCATCGTCGATTGCGGTCCGGTTCGTATCGACGCCTTCCACTTGCGGCCCATCGCGGTGGGCAGCGGCGACTTCGACGACCGGACCTCGAAGACGCGGCTGCTGGACGGCGTCTACGCGACAGTCGCCCCCTCGAAAGACATCGGCATCGACGCATATTGGCTCGGCTCTGAAAATGATCAGGCCCGTTTTGCCGGCCGCACCGGCCGCGAGACCCGCGACACCTTCGGCCTCCGCTTCTTCGGCAAGCGCGGCAGTCTCGGCTGGAACTGGGAAGCAATGCTCCAGCGCGGGCATTTCGGCGGCGATCGCATTCGGGCATGGTCGATGGCGACCGAAACGGCATGGAGCATTGCTGACGCGCCGTTCAAACCGCGCCTGCGGTTTCGCGCCAATATCGCGAGCGGCGACCGCAACCCGTCGGACGGCCGGCTTGGCACTTTCAACGCACTCTTTCCGAAGGGCAAATATTTCGGCGAACTCTCGCCGATCGGCCCGCGCAACATCGTCAATCTCCATCCCAGCGTCGATTTCGATTTCGGTAAGGGCGTGACGATCGAGCTGGTCGCGGCGCGTTTCTGGCGCGAAAGCCGCGGCGACGGCATTTATGACATTCCCGGCCAGTTGATCCGACGGGCGGGCGACAGCAGAGCGATGCATATCGGCGATCAGATCGAGATTTCGGCGGGCTGGCAGGCAAGCGACCTGCTTTCCTTCACAGCCTCACTCTCGGCTTTTCGCCCAGGTTCCTATATACGTGACACCGGCACCGCGCGCACGATCCGCATGATCGGCGCCGAGGCGATGCTGAAGCTCTAA
- a CDS encoding LysR family transcriptional regulator codes for MSNPGTPTLDQLRIFLAIVDTGSFAAAGRQLNRAVSVISYGISNLEVQLGLTLFEREGTRKPQLTIAGRALLSEARAISVGIDGLRAKVKGMLDGLEAEVDLAVDVMLPSERLGKVLRAFAAEFPTVQLRLHVEALGAITAMVLDRKAILGVSGPLAAGVEGVECVAAGSIPMVPVAAPDHPLGRMERIPPGAGRDYTQLVLTDRSRFTEGRDYSVMSPKTWRLADLGAKHALLREGIGWGNMPLPMIEADLVAGTLVQLAMPDHPGGTYRFAGVWRRDTPPGPAASWLLEQFVALGERDAEVAGMIDL; via the coding sequence GTGAGCAACCCGGGCACGCCGACGCTGGACCAGCTGCGTATCTTCCTTGCCATCGTTGACACTGGCAGTTTTGCGGCCGCCGGGCGCCAGCTCAATCGTGCCGTTTCGGTGATCAGCTATGGCATTTCCAATCTCGAGGTGCAGCTCGGCCTCACGCTCTTTGAGCGCGAGGGGACGCGCAAGCCGCAACTCACCATCGCGGGCCGCGCCCTCCTGTCGGAAGCGCGCGCGATATCGGTCGGCATCGACGGGCTGCGCGCCAAGGTGAAGGGGATGCTCGACGGGCTGGAGGCCGAGGTCGATCTGGCGGTCGATGTGATGCTGCCGTCCGAGCGGCTGGGCAAGGTGCTGCGTGCCTTTGCGGCCGAGTTCCCGACTGTGCAGCTCCGGCTCCATGTCGAGGCGCTGGGCGCGATCACCGCCATGGTACTCGATCGCAAAGCAATCCTTGGCGTGTCGGGGCCGCTGGCGGCCGGCGTCGAGGGCGTCGAATGCGTCGCCGCAGGATCGATCCCGATGGTGCCGGTGGCGGCCCCGGACCATCCGCTCGGCCGGATGGAACGCATCCCGCCCGGAGCCGGCCGCGACTACACCCAACTCGTCCTGACCGATCGCTCGCGCTTCACCGAGGGACGCGACTATTCGGTGATGAGCCCCAAGACCTGGCGACTTGCCGATCTCGGCGCCAAACATGCGTTGCTGCGGGAGGGGATAGGCTGGGGCAATATGCCGTTGCCGATGATCGAGGCCGATCTGGTTGCGGGAACGCTGGTGCAGCTCGCGATGCCCGATCATCCGGGCGGCACCTACCGCTTTGCCGGCGTCTGGCGCCGCGATACGCCGCCGGGACCGGCGGCGTCCTGGCTGCTCGAACAGTTCGTGGCACTCGGCGAGCGTGATGCCGAGGTTGCCGGGATGATCGACCTTTAG
- a CDS encoding pirin family protein, with amino-acid sequence MIELRPFDSLGGANHGWLDAKHHFSFAGYHDPARTNWGNLRVWNDDTIQPQTGFPPHPHRDMEIITYVREGAITHQDNLGNKGRTEAGDVQVMSAGTGIRHSEYNLEDVTTKIFQIWIIPTRDGEAPQWGAKPFPKGERSGKFVTLASGYDNDNDALPIRTDARVVGATLLAGETAEYPLGKDRKAYLVPAKGAVQIEDVRVNARDGAAISDMDVLRVTAIEDSEIVLVDAA; translated from the coding sequence ATGATCGAACTTCGCCCTTTTGATAGCCTCGGCGGCGCCAACCACGGCTGGCTCGACGCCAAGCATCACTTTTCCTTCGCCGGCTATCACGACCCCGCGCGCACCAACTGGGGCAATCTGCGCGTCTGGAACGACGACACGATCCAGCCGCAGACCGGCTTTCCGCCGCACCCGCACCGCGACATGGAAATCATCACCTATGTCCGCGAAGGCGCGATTACGCATCAGGACAACCTCGGCAACAAGGGCCGCACCGAAGCGGGCGACGTGCAGGTGATGAGCGCGGGCACCGGCATCCGTCATTCGGAATATAATCTGGAGGACGTCACGACGAAGATCTTCCAGATCTGGATCATCCCAACCCGCGACGGCGAAGCGCCACAGTGGGGCGCTAAGCCCTTCCCCAAGGGCGAACGGTCGGGCAAGTTCGTGACGCTCGCCTCGGGCTATGACAATGACAATGACGCGCTGCCGATCCGCACCGACGCGCGCGTCGTCGGCGCGACGCTTCTCGCGGGCGAGACGGCGGAATATCCGCTGGGCAAGGACCGGAAGGCCTACCTCGTCCCGGCGAAGGGCGCGGTGCAGATCGAGGACGTCCGGGTGAACGCCCGCGACGGCGCGGCGATCAGCGATATGGACGTGCTGCGCGTGACCGCGATCGAGGACAGCGAAATCGTCCTCGTCGACGCCGCGTGA
- a CDS encoding pirin family protein: MIQFRDRGARGRHQGAQIDARHSFSFADYNDPKHMGFRALRVLNEDRVVPGAGLPEHGHEDMEIVTIVLRGAVEHRDNLGNSAVIRAGEVQRMSAGTGIRHSERNPSADERTHLLQIWIIPAETGGPPSYEQKSFADDGERNRWIIVASRDGRDGSLTLRQDAAMEIARLDDGATLARTLDPARGYWVQVIAGIVSLNGTEMREGDGAAITSEDKLFVEAETDAEVLLVDLP, translated from the coding sequence ATGATCCAGTTCAGAGATCGCGGCGCCCGCGGGCGTCACCAAGGGGCTCAGATCGACGCCCGCCACAGCTTCTCCTTCGCCGACTATAACGACCCCAAGCATATGGGATTCCGTGCGCTCCGCGTGCTCAACGAAGACCGCGTCGTCCCCGGCGCCGGTTTGCCCGAACATGGCCACGAAGATATGGAGATCGTGACGATCGTGCTGAGGGGCGCTGTCGAGCATCGCGACAATCTTGGCAATAGCGCCGTCATCCGCGCAGGCGAGGTCCAGCGGATGAGCGCCGGCACAGGCATCCGTCACAGCGAGCGCAATCCGAGCGCCGACGAACGCACCCATTTGCTCCAGATCTGGATCATCCCCGCCGAAACCGGTGGTCCGCCGTCCTATGAGCAAAAATCGTTCGCCGACGACGGCGAGCGCAACCGCTGGATCATCGTCGCCAGCCGCGACGGCCGCGACGGATCGCTGACGCTGCGGCAGGACGCGGCGATGGAGATCGCTCGTCTCGATGATGGCGCAACCCTCGCACGCACTCTCGACCCGGCTCGCGGCTATTGGGTCCAGGTCATCGCGGGAATCGTGAGCCTGAACGGAACAGAAATGCGCGAGGGCGACGGCGCTGCGATCACTTCGGAAGACAAACTATTCGTCGAGGCGGAGACGGACGCCGAAGTACTGCTGGTCGACCTCCCCTGA
- a CDS encoding nuclear transport factor 2 family protein yields the protein MSSSIDRADQAAPVDFNRLLRANLQRVFNERNADLRAAAIAELYVADPIMYEPDAVIEGREAISAVAGKLLEQFGPDFRFTPEADGVGQNGIAALRWYAGTSSIPHMVTGTDMAEVVDGRIARLWVLLNPTG from the coding sequence ATGTCCTCGAGCATCGACCGCGCCGATCAAGCCGCTCCAGTCGACTTCAACCGGCTTCTCCGCGCAAATCTCCAGCGCGTATTCAACGAGCGTAACGCCGACCTGCGGGCCGCTGCAATCGCAGAACTCTATGTCGCAGACCCGATCATGTACGAGCCCGATGCTGTTATCGAGGGACGTGAGGCAATCTCGGCCGTCGCCGGCAAGCTGCTAGAACAGTTCGGTCCTGACTTCCGGTTTACGCCGGAAGCCGACGGCGTCGGCCAAAACGGCATAGCGGCACTGCGCTGGTATGCGGGCACCTCATCCATTCCGCATATGGTGACGGGAACGGATATGGCCGAGGTAGTCGATGGCAGAATAGCTCGCCTTTGGGTCCTGCTGAACCCAACCGGCTAA
- a CDS encoding S41 family peptidase, which yields MGSGRHFGGSKPLYILVSNRTFSAAEQFAYDLQAMKRAVVVGERTGGGAHPYEDRPVGDRFMLALPEGAIDQSHNG from the coding sequence ATGGGCTCGGGGCGTCATTTCGGGGGGAGCAAGCCGCTCTACATCCTCGTTTCCAATCGCACATTTTCGGCAGCCGAGCAGTTTGCCTATGACTTGCAAGCGATGAAACGCGCGGTTGTGGTGGGCGAGCGGACGGGAGGAGGGGCGCACCCTTATGAGGATAGGCCGGTCGGTGACAGGTTCATGCTCGCCTTGCCAGAGGGGGCGATCGATCAATCCCATAACGGGTGA